The following DNA comes from Acidicapsa ligni.
GATTTTCACATTGGCTCTGGATTGGCGGGAATTCATGATGGGGGCAATGTCGCGGAGGATGTCCACTTTCACGGTGGCAAGTATGGCATATGGACTCGCAAGCCTTCGCCAGGGTGGCAGTTTGCCGTCATTGATGCATCTTTCGATGGCCAGCGCGAAGCGGCTATTCGCGAACATGAAGCAGGCCTGACGCTCGTTCGTCCGCAGTTCAAAAATGTACCAACGGCAATTGATATAGACGCGAGCTACCCCGAAGAGCTTTGGATCAAAGATGCTCGTCTGGAAGATGTGACCGGGCCTGCAATTGTGATCAGTAATGAGAATAATCCGCATACGGAAATCAATGCGGAGAATGTCATGTGCAGGAACGTGCCGACCTTTGCGAAGTTCCGCGAGAGTGGAAAAGAGATTCATGGCAAGGACGCAAATTATGTTGTGAGTTCTTTTAGCCACGGGCTGCATTATGCGGATATAGGGGCAACGCCTGCTATTGAAGATGTCTTCGAAGCAAAGGGCGTGCAGATATTGCCCGACCCTGTAAGGACAGATATTCCCGGCTTGCCTGCGATGAACACGTGGGTCAACATTCGCGATATGGGTGCGAAGGGAGATGGAATAGCGGATGATACACAGGCATTGCAGCAGGCAATCGATGCTCATCGCACCATCTTTTTTCCAGCAGGGCAGTATCGCGTTACCGACACCGTTACGCTCAAATCGGACACAGTATTGATCGGGTTGCAGCCTAGTATTACGAGAATTTTTCTGGCGGATCACACCAAAGCCTTCGATGGTGTAGGTGACCCTAAAGCGATGATTGAATCCCCAAAGGGCGGGACGAATATCATCACAGGAATTGGTCTCTATACCAATGGCATCAATCCACGCGCGGTCGCGTTGAAGTGGATGGCAGGTGCGGATTCCCTGGTGAATGATGTGCGATTCCTTGGCGGCCATGGAACGGTAGACAGAACTCCAGATCCGAAGCCTGAGCATCATGGTGGGGATATTTATAACAACACGCACACTGCCGATTCAGAGCTCTCACGCCGCTGGAATGGCCAGTATCCAAGCCTGTGGATTACGGATGGCGGGGGTGGCACTTTCCTGGATATCTGGACACCGAGCACGTTCGCGCAGGCTGGCATGTATATCTCGAATACATCCACTTCGGGACGCGTTTACGAGCTTTCGAGCGAGCATCATGTTCGCAATGAGATCATGTTGCGGAATGCTGCAAACTGGCAGATCTACGCACTGCAAACAGAAGAAGAACGTGGCGAGGGCGGTTTTGCATTGCCGCTGGAGATACTCGATTCGCATGACATCACGGTTGCTAACTACCACTCCTATCGCGTGGTCAGCATGTTTCAGCCGTTTCCTTATGCAATCAAAGTACAGAACTCGCGCAACATCCATTTCCGCAATGTGCATGTTTATAGCGACAGCAAAGCCTCATTCGATAACTCAGTTTATGATGCAACGTACGATATACCCGTACGGCACCGTGAGTTCGCGTATATGGATGTCTCCGGTAATGAGCCGCAGAAGGCAAGTGAAAAAGAGTCAGCTATATTTGCAAACGATCGCCGTGTAGATAAAGTTACGGGCGGATTTTTCAATATCTCTGGAGGAGCGGTCGATGCGGGAGGCGATCCGTACTTTGTCGATGCTCATTGGCAGACGATCTATCGTTGGTCAGATGCGAAGCATGAACTGATCAAGGTGCGAGATAATCCGCTCGACGCGGGCAACCTAATATTCGATAAAGCCGGAGATTTGATTGTAGTTTCTTATCAAGGGAACGGCACTGTCTACAGCTTTAAACCAGATGCGACGGATCTCAATATCACTATCCTTAAGCCGCAGCCAGCCGCGGAACGCGCGGGCGCGACGGCTGTTCTTCCTGTTGATTATTGGCGTAATGAGAATGACTTTGCGTCGAAGATAGTGCAGAAAAAGCCCTACCAGTTCGTCTCACCGGATGGGTCTCTCTTTTTGCCAGCAGGAGAAGATTTTATAAGTGGATCGCTGTATTACGGAATTAAGATGCACGACGTACTGCGTGCGTATGGGCTTGCACATGCGGAACCTGGGAAGAAGTTTTATATAAGCGACGAGTCACAGGAGAAGACCTACGTAGCGACAGTGGCCGAGGATGGCAACATCACAGACGCAAAACTTTTCGCAGACGAGGGCGGTGAAGGTGTTGCGCAGGATGAACATGGCAACGTGTATCTTGCTGCAGGGGATGTCTATGTTTATAGCCCGGATGGCAAGCGGATCGATACCATCCATGTGCCGGAGAGGCCGCAGCAATTGCTCTTTGGTGGAAGCGATGGAAAGACCTTGTTTATCCTGACACGGACTACTCTCTATTCGGCCAGGACGAAGTACAAGGGGCTCTAAAGTAGAGAAGGCCCGCTGCAATCGTTCGCAGCGGGCCTTTTTGTAACAGGTTGTTTAGATTTGAGAGCAGGCCAGAGGGCTTAGGACCAGATTGGTCACGTTGCTGACGATGGCCTCTTCTGTGTATCTGGGAGAGCCCGATAGCTTCTTCCATTCAGGATCGCTGGTGAAAGCATCCCACTTGGAGTTCATCTCTGCGAGATCGGGAAAACTTAACATGTAAGTTAACTTGGGTAGCCGTGGGCCGATAAGTGCATCGGCATAAAAGACGGGCCAGAATCCTGCGCGTTCGAAGATAGCGAACTCGCCCTTATGGAACATCTCGACCTTTCGCACATGGTCTTTATTCGTAGGGCTTTCATATGTGCGGAGTTGAAATACACGCTTGCCGTGGTCGGCCGATACGGGCGTAACTTTCAGCTTGGGTCTGCCTTCAAAAGCAACTAACAGGGTGCTTTCAATACGCACATACGGTGTTTGTGTCGCGGGCGCGTTCCAGAAGGGATCAGCAGCCTTGAGAAACTCCGCGTCTTCGGCAAGACGAAGGTCTGCTGTCACGAGAGTATCGAGCGAGTTACTCGGAATCAGCACATAGATTGTCGGAGTTTCCGGGCCGACGGTCAGGTTGAATGCGCCAA
Coding sequences within:
- a CDS encoding glycosyl hydrolase family 28-related protein, with product MLKSLLAFVALSFCVPTLSATSYYTEQPKDPQAVLLTPDHFPIHGDGKADDSEAIQQAINQVQQEHNEGVVLLPSGHYRLSKTIYIWPGIRLIGYGPTRPVLVLAENTPGFQGDPEYMVFFAGRRPGARGANGSITSGADQKPSDANPGTFYSALSNVDIEIKDGNPGAVGVRARYAQHCFLAHIDFHIGSGLAGIHDGGNVAEDVHFHGGKYGIWTRKPSPGWQFAVIDASFDGQREAAIREHEAGLTLVRPQFKNVPTAIDIDASYPEELWIKDARLEDVTGPAIVISNENNPHTEINAENVMCRNVPTFAKFRESGKEIHGKDANYVVSSFSHGLHYADIGATPAIEDVFEAKGVQILPDPVRTDIPGLPAMNTWVNIRDMGAKGDGIADDTQALQQAIDAHRTIFFPAGQYRVTDTVTLKSDTVLIGLQPSITRIFLADHTKAFDGVGDPKAMIESPKGGTNIITGIGLYTNGINPRAVALKWMAGADSLVNDVRFLGGHGTVDRTPDPKPEHHGGDIYNNTHTADSELSRRWNGQYPSLWITDGGGGTFLDIWTPSTFAQAGMYISNTSTSGRVYELSSEHHVRNEIMLRNAANWQIYALQTEEERGEGGFALPLEILDSHDITVANYHSYRVVSMFQPFPYAIKVQNSRNIHFRNVHVYSDSKASFDNSVYDATYDIPVRHREFAYMDVSGNEPQKASEKESAIFANDRRVDKVTGGFFNISGGAVDAGGDPYFVDAHWQTIYRWSDAKHELIKVRDNPLDAGNLIFDKAGDLIVVSYQGNGTVYSFKPDATDLNITILKPQPAAERAGATAVLPVDYWRNENDFASKIVQKKPYQFVSPDGSLFLPAGEDFISGSLYYGIKMHDVLRAYGLAHAEPGKKFYISDESQEKTYVATVAEDGNITDAKLFADEGGEGVAQDEHGNVYLAAGDVYVYSPDGKRIDTIHVPERPQQLLFGGSDGKTLFILTRTTLYSARTKYKGL
- a CDS encoding NIPSNAP family protein, which produces MERRRFLTTSLGASALALGARNLPAQSPVAAGREYYELRQYHLQSGPQSKLVENYLSSALIPALNRLGMSPIGAFNLTVGPETPTIYVLIPSNSLDTLVTADLRLAEDAEFLKAADPFWNAPATQTPYVRIESTLLVAFEGRPKLKVTPVSADHGKRVFQLRTYESPTNKDHVRKVEMFHKGEFAIFERAGFWPVFYADALIGPRLPKLTYMLSFPDLAEMNSKWDAFTSDPEWKKLSGSPRYTEEAIVSNVTNLVLSPLACSQI